The genomic interval GCAGACTGCACCTGCCCTTCACATCCTTTACTAAAAAGGCTGGGCCCAGTCAAGGCACAGTTCCTACCATGCTTTTCCCAGAGGCGGCGGAATTCACAAGGTTGTAAAGAGCCTGATAAGGAGACTCTAAGGTTCATAAAGACAAACGTGCACGTTTCCAACAGTCTCTTTTCACTGATAGCACTCAACTTTTGTGTAATGTGGGAGTCACATTTTGGCAATGAGACAAAAGAATGTGTTTTGCCTGGTCAATTTAGTGTGCATTTAAAAGGAAGGACAAATCATTTATCAGGCATACCAGCATCATATCACTCACAAAtaagcacaaacacatttacactagcaaacactgaaaaaagaaaTTGCACTTTGATCTCATTCTTCCCAACATTATCAACACTCTTTGTGTTTTAGTCCCTTaagtgcaagaaaaaaacatgcatttggACACACACTACTTTGTGGAACTAATTATGCAGGAAGTTGGAATTGTAGTCAGAAAACAGTATGTTTAGATGTCCTTATGCTTTCAACACCTATCAAATCCCCACAATATGCTCAAGGCTTTGACTGCCAGCCTTTGTGGTGATTTCAGCTCAATACGCAACTTTTTTCTCTGTCCTTCCAAAGCTTCTCTGTGTGCCACATAGTGTTCAATTTTTTAGTGGCACCCGAGATTCCAGACATAGTCAATTTGCCTCTAAATAAACCCAGCCAAGCCATGACAAATAGCCATGGGGACCAAGGGTGGGGGTTGGGGACGGGTGATTGGGTGAGTCTTTGGCTTGCTTGTTCATCTGTGAGGTTGCTAGGGCAACAAGGAACGCACTAATGTGTGAACATACTGTTTTCAGAGCAAGGGACGAGGGATTACAGGAAATATGACATGACATTCTTTATGGACCAGACCACTGTCTTCTCCTTTTGGTCCCACTCTCAACAATTCTACCTTCGGGTGACattctctcctgcagagcagCCCCACCCCACGCCCTGCAGCCTGAGTGACATTATCATCACAATTAGACGGGGGACCTCTGACATCTGACCTTTCAGCacttggggtgggggggggttaagcTTGCGTTCGTGGGGGGAAGTGTCGTTGGAAGAAGAGTAGCTTCAAAAACTGTGAAAACTCTTTTAACAACTAGTTCCACTGCTGATTTATCAACTCTCAGATTCACTATAAAATTGAAACATGggctttttaactttttcttcaCTGTTGTCCTTTACAAGCTGGGAAATGTCTAGGGGTCCAATGAATTATGTTGTTTGTCTTAATTGTGATACCTTTGGTTTAGGTATTGGCCAAAATAAAGTACACTTTTACCAGTGTTTTAACTGATAAGCTGTACCCCTTACTGCATGAAAAAGAGTGAATTATTCTTCCAAATGTATGTGAAATGAGGCTCAACTTCAAACTGTCTTTCCTAACTTTgtttaataactttaaaaatctTGTAGATAACCAGTCATTTGAGTTAGTATCAGACCAAGATTCAATATTAGTATTGGATGAAAGATGCAAACAAAACTGGCAAAAACTATCTGAAAAACTCATTGTTGATCCTGCCCTGGGGTTCCTCTCCATGAGAAAGAAAGTGCCCAAGGGCAGGCCAAACCCCGTCATCGCTGCCTTGTCATCAGcatcaaacagcctgtttgaagAGGGGGGCTTGTATCCAGTCAAGGGCTCCACTGTGGGTGTAGAGTTACCAGCTCACAGTGGACCCCTTCGTAAGTGAAAATCTTGTCTAAGCTTTCATAGGACATCTCCACAGGGCAATATGTAGCcctgtttatctgtttattgCAACTTTTTCTTGGAGCAAGTTAGGTCCATCTGACACAAAATCTTCCCAGTGTAGAAAGGTGTacattatatgtatatatgttcTCACACACAACAGCACAAGTAAAATATGAGCCATTATATGACCTGTGTTGGCAGATGTGttgatcaatttaaaaactgttcTGTCAGAACAAGTGAAACTGAACACAGAAAAACTTGGCTAAAAACCATTCTGCATATGCAAGCTGTTAGTGTTTCATCAAGTTAATGAGCTTTTCTTTTAGTATACATACTGGGAGAAGGATGTGTTCTTTCATTCCAACACCACAGCTGCTTCTTCCATTTGCTTCATGTTTGCTGTGTGTAGTCCTCATTTTTCTCATGACTATATTTATGGCAGTTGTTAATTTTCCAGACTGCTGTTTCTGGGTGTGTTCCTTTAAATATGAGTACAGAATAAGAGTTGAGGTGGGGAAAAGTGTAACGGTCAAAGAATGTAATCTGACATGGATAAAAGTTTGGCTTTCCATCTGGAAATTACTGAGTATGTGCTTTATGAAACCaataagaaaaagagagatggtGTCCCTACATCTTCACATCTTAGAGctagcttgtttgtgtgttagtgtcttaTTCCATGAACAGTGCAACACATGATTAGACTTTATGGGGTAAGCTGTGTTAGTACAAATTCAGTCAAGGGCATAAAATCATTACTCAAGCCAAAGAATGAGTCAGACGGAAGGCCTTGCCAAGGTCTCATTGTGCCCTGATTGTAAAATCTAAAACATGAGGAAAATAGGGCTACATTGGACTTCGATTGTTACAACTCGGTCTTAGTTGCCTGGCTTGTCAGTTTTTGACCCATTTGGACCCAAAGACATcctaatgtgtgttttgtgtgtgtgtttgtgtattaatgtgtgcCATTgcatgaattttttttattagatgtCGCCCTGGATTCATTGGTCCTCTCTGTCAGCAACTGGATCCCTGTCATCGATCCCCATGTCTGAACGGAGCAGCTTGCAAGAGCCAGGTGGTCAATGGTATCCCACAATACACCTGTGTGTGCCAGAGAGGGTTCAGAGGTATGTATTTTGCAATTGgttttgatttaaaggtcaTATCTGAGAAGGGAGAATGAAAGTTCTTAGATTAACCGAACACAATTCACATTTAATCCCCAGGCCAAGACTGCTCCCTCATTGATGCCTGTGCCACGAGTCCATGTGCCAATGGGGCACGTTGTGCCAATTGGAATAACCACTACAACTGTTCCTGCCCACCTGGCTTCCAGGGAAAGAACTGCCGCAATGACATTGATGAGTGCCGCAAGCCAGGCGCGTGCCTCAATGGTGGCCTCTGCATTAACACCCATGGGTCCTTCCGCTGCCAGTGCCAACCTGGATACAGTGGGCGCACATGTGAGGTGTCCACTCTGCCATGTGCCCCATCTCAGTGCCTTAATGGGGGCACCTGTCGACAGACCAGTGACCATTCCTATGAGTGTGCTTGCCTTCCAGGTAAGATAGCTGTCTATCATCATGTTCATAATAGaacatgtgcaaacacacacacacacacacacacacacacacacacacccccacacacacacacacacacacacacacacacatatagacacatatccacacagaaaaacatcttaAGTGTCAAAGTTCAGGCCTACTGTTTTCCCAGGCCCCAAGCAGTGCTTCAGAAAGACAGATTCCCCAGCCTGATGACGTAGCTGTTAGTGTTGTAGCTGAGATTCACTCCTCTCTCAGGTCAGCTTCCTGTCTGCTATTAATAGCTACAGATGGGAGATGGGATGGAGGGAGAGTTGGAGTAGTAGTCTGCCGGCACTCTGGAGCACTGTGCTGTGTTCACAACAGAAGGAATTTAGTTTATGGGCCTTCTGGTTTCCCACTAGGGAGCTGACAGGAAATATCTCTTGCCAGAGAGGAAGTCATTGAAACTGTGAGAGATtataaaacaagcaaacactgAGGGGAGTGTGGACCTCTCAAGCAGACAGGAGTCATGGCTGTTTGCTGGCATCGTGTGGGAACCATCATAGGAAGATGTAAACATTCAGACACCCTCTGAACCTTTTTACTGCCCACATTGCCCTTCACCTCCTCCAGTGTGGGAAATATGACTCAAGGTTACACTTGGAAATGCTTAGAGGCTGGAACCAGGGGGACCACTGAGTGTTTAATAaactttcagtgtttgtgtgttactgtgtctgtgtgtcataACTCTGTCCTTCTCCATCTGTTTCAGGCTTTGAGGGACACAACTGTGAGAATAATGTTGACGACTGTCCAGGTCACAAGTGTATGAATGGAGGAATTTGTGTAGATGGAGTCAACACCTATAATTGCCAGTGTTCACCAGAATGGACAGGTAAAGCTCTATTAacctaacattttaaatatatttattaatataaCAATATTGAGTTTGTCTGAGCCAATATTTTGTCTCTCACACCAGGGCAATATTGTGCTGAGGATGTCAACGAGTGTCTCATGCAACCAAATGCCTGCCACAATGGTGGAACTTGCTTTAACACCATCGGTGGTCATACCTGTGTCTGCGTTAATGGTTGGACCGGAGATGACTGCAGTGAAAACATTGATGATTGTGCCATAGCTGTTTGCTTTAATGGTGCCACCTGCCACGACCGTGTAGCGTCTTTCTTCTGCGAGTGTCCTGTGGGAAAGACTGGTAAGTGGGTTTGTTAAATGGCACCTGTGATCCTATTTGTCCTAACAGCTAAAGAATTAAACCTTGCATATATCTTTGTTTTGCCTCTTAACAGGTTTGTTGTGCCACCTTGACGATGCATGTGTAAGTAACCCCTGCAATGACGGGGCAGTGTGTGACACCAACCCACTTAACGGGCGCGCAATTTGTACCTGTCCTGCTGGCTTTGTTGGCGGTGCCTGCAACCAGGACATGGATGAGTGTTCAATAGGTacgtctgttttttgtttttgttttttacaattcTTAGTGAAGGGATCATATGCTCATATGGTCCGCTTTATCCTTGAGTGTGTTTCATTTAGTGATTCCAAACTCCAAACTTTTTCATGCAGGTGCCAACCCATGTGAGCATTTTGgaaaatgtgtgaacacagagggATCCTTTCAGTGTCAATGCGGTCGTGGATATGCCGGCCCGCGTTGCGAGATCGACATCAACGAATGCCTTTCCATGCCCTGCCAAAATGATGCCACTTGCCTGGATCGTATTGGAGAATTCACATGCATCTGCATGCCAGGTAACATTAGGTTGTATTGTATGCCCATAAAACCATACAGAAGTACTCTGTTCAGCCCCATGCTTTTGACATGATACAGCATAAACCAgtagaaaagtagaaaaacaaaatatataaacttGACCTTCTAATCTTAATATTCTATGTTGCCATACTAATTGTCAGTGTAGACTGTTATGCAATATATCCCCATTGATGTGGCAGCATTGAGGCAGTGCTCTACTCTCAGAGTACTATACAGCCAGACAGGGTATTACTTTGGACTAAATGGTGGTTTGGACACTGAGTGACAAAACACAGTGAAACTCTCACGCACAGTCCTACATGCATCCTGGGGTTGGGGGAACTATACAAATTAGAGCTGGGAGTTTGGTCTATAGGACTGGAAGTGAGAGAGGGCCAGCAGTAAGGGGGAGGAGTGTGCAGTGAATACTAATGAGTAGTGGAGTGGTGGGAATGGAGCAGAACAATAGGGCCCCTCTGTGCTCCACTTTGCACCCctcatacacacagagagggaaagaggccTTTTCCCAGAGCCTCTACCCCTCCCCCTTAATTTCCAGAGACAGGCTCTTCCTCTTCACCCTCCTCATCGTCAGCCAGCCTGGCAAGGCTCATGTGGAGCTGCTGATTATTTCTGAATCTACGCTAGCCTCTCCCCAGGGGCAGCCCACTGATCCACACTCTGTTTCACATCAATGACGAAGCCTTACATAGTTTACTCACACAAAGTGCATAACATGCAACTGGTGAATAGGGGAATTACCCATGGAGAGGAAATGCTCCACGGACAGTAGTGTGTGGTGATTTCAGGTCAGTAGAGTGGGAACACTGGAGATGTTCTTTTTACTCCATGCTGCAGATCAGCGGAGACCACTGGCCCATCTTAGAAAAGTTTCCCACAGTTCCGTACCCCCTCACAAAGAGCACAAACAATTACATGGACTCCATGTGGGCCTTGAACTGACATACCCCTGCATAAAAACTCAACATAGGGAGTCTACTTGAActgcaaaatgtatttgaattcACTTTGAACTTCTGTCTTCCAGGCTACATGGGGACTTACTGTGAGATTGATGTAGATGACTGTGAGAGCAACCCATGTGTGAACGATGGCATCTGTCGGGACATGGTCAATGGCTTCACGTGCACCTGCCAGCCAGGTGAGATTTTAACTGACCCTTAttatttcatgtgtttatttctaTCTATTGTAACAACTCCAACTCAGTGGCAGCAGCAGTGAGAACAAAAAGCAAAGTTTAAATGTCCCAAGCTCCAGACGAGGGAGGGTCAGCCTTGCTATGTCTGCCTGCTAGTGTGCAGAACCTCCACTCATATAGAGGACAGAACCAAAAGGCTGCCTATCCTCTACTTTCGCCAGAACAAAGACACTTTTGTGACCCtcgcccccctcctctgtggAATGTGGAAGGGACAGCAGTCTCCCTCACCCTGCCGTGGTGATGGTGGGGAACAGCAGTCCTGTTAATGAGATTCTTTTCCAGGTCCGCAATTTACATCTGGGACAGACGTCTCCCCTCCACCCCCCATCTCGCTTTTGAGTCGGTGGTGCTGATGCAGGAAGGGGTGGGGGCTCcctaaaagagaaaacaatccCACTGTCTCCTCTCCCCTGCCCCCTCCCCCATTTGCAGCCAAAGCACCAACACACAGACTATCTTGACACTGTTAATCAACTGAGCAGTGTGCTACCAATGCACCAATTCACCCCTGTCTGGGCACTGTGCCCACTTATTTCCAGCCTGCACAGTTTCTCAGGCTATTCAAGTTACAGATCTTCAGTATTACtacaaataataatgatgataacaataataataataataataataataataataataataacagaacAGAAGTAATTcaatattatatcatatttgtagtttatgaatatattttcaaaaatcCACCTTCTATGAACTACATAAATCCAAAACTTTTCAAGGTCACAGCCTTTATATTGAATTATGTTAGTGGTCATCTCAGCATCGGCCCAAGTGCACAGATGATGCATTTTTAACCAGTCAAGATGCTCCTAAACCCAACCTTAGCCCAGAGTCACTAACCTATCCTAGACCTCTGCCCTTCTTAGAAGGGACAGAACTGCCCTCTGACCTTAGCATGGACCCTTCCACTGGACTTCTTTCTGACCCTTCACCTCTATGTTTGTATGTCCCAGGGTTTACTGGCACCATGTGTCAGATCGACATAGATGAGTGCGCCAGCACACCCTGCCAGAATGGAGCAAAATGCTATGACCGGCCCAATGGGTTTGAGTGCCGCTGTGCTGAAGGTAAGGACTTCTCTACCTAATAGTTGTCAATCAATAGTTGTTAGAGATTTCTTCACAGGCAGAAGAGCAGATGATGCTTAACCACTTGTTAGGCTGTGTTGAGTGTTTTGAGATGTCAGCTATTTCTCTGGATGTCTGCTGGCTGTGCAGACTGCCTTGAGGCCCCTAATCCCACTTTCCCTCATCAGCATTAAGGATCATGGGGTCACTGACGACCAGCAGTTACCAAGAACTGAGTCTTGGTCATCACCCCGACATCTGTTCATCTTTTAAACCCCCACAGACAAAACCACCTTATGCTTTATCTTCACTTTCATTCCCTCATATTCAGTCAttttcatgtttgaaaaaaagtcaAGATTCAGTGAGCTATCGTAAACTTTGTTACTTAGGCTGGATGTAAAAACTGTCTCTATTTACACATCgatatttaacatgtttgtgtggATCTATGCCTATGAAATAGCCTGCTCCATTGTTTCAGTAGCCAGCTGCTTGgtattctctgtgtttgtgggcCCCTTCTGTTAAGTGAAGTGGCCCTGTTTGACGTTGTGCAGTCTATTGTTCCTTCTGCCACTGAGAACAAAAGCAGGACTGGGGGCCTATGTAGGGCCCTTCTTTACTGCTTTACCAGACTCAGCACtgcactacacacactacacaaactCAAATTTACTTTCCCAGAACACAAAAACTGTTTACATGGCAACCACAATGATCACAACACAAAGCCATTGAAGATTTTATAAACCAAAACAGGCAAAGGGAGAAAGTCTAACAAAACCATGTATGTTTAGGAAAAAAGGGCAGTTTCATGACAAACGGCTTGTAGGGAAAAGGGAACACAAAGGGATTAGATTTAGAAGGAAAACCATGAAGAAAAGCATTTTTCGTTTGAAAATTCAACAACAGGTTATCAGGCACCAAATGCTACTTCAGATGACTTGATAAGTGCTTTAACACCTATTTCCATttatctccccctctctttagGTTATGAAGGGACCCTCTGTGAGAGTAATATCAATAACTGTCAGCCTGATCCATGCCACCATGGTACTTGTATAGACGGTATTGCCAGCTACACCTGTAACTGTGACGCTGGCTATACAGGCTATCGCTGTGAGAACCAGCTCAATGAATGCCACAGCAACCCTTGTCAGAATGGAGGCAAGTGTGTGGACTTGGTTAACAAGTACATCTGCCAGTGCCAGCATGGGACCTCAGGTAAGACAAAAACCAAACAATTGGACATTCACATTATAGCCTTTtagatataatttttttttaaatccaacatTTACTACGCCTGTAAGATTAATCTTGTTGTAAGCACACACTGAAAATGAAGTTGCTTTCAAGAATGATAACAAAAGATCTAACacgaaaatgttttttttgtcaacccAGGCACAAACTGTGAGATAAACTTTGATGATTGTGCCAGTAACCCATGTGACTATGGCATCTGCAAGGATGGCATCAACCGCTATGATTGTGTTTGCAAACCTGGCTTCACTGGTAAGACCCTCTGAAAATTAAACTGCAaatttgagataaaaaaaaaagaatcctcatggaaaatgttgcacattttgattttgtcttGCATCTGTCCTGCTAGGTCCCAAATGTAATGTGGAAATAGACGAGTGTGCATCTAGCCCCTGTAGAAATGGGGGTACATGTGTAGATGAAGAGAATGGATTTCACTGCCAGTGTCCAGAGGGCTTTAAGCCGCCGTACTGTTACTCCCAGGTGGATGAGTGTGGCAGCAGCCCTTGCGTCCATGGCTCATGCAGGGATGACATCAACGGGTATGAACTGTTACAACTTAAAATCAAAGTGATGCACATGGGTCAGTGTTATAAATGGGAAACTTCTGAATCATGACTGAACCTCTGTATTTGCAGTTACCGCTGTGACTGTGAGCCTGGATGGGTTGGAAAGAACTGTGACCTTGATAGAAACGATTGTTTGCCAAGTCCCTGCCAGAATGCTGGCACATGCATTGACCAGCTCAATGGCTTCACCTGCAAGTGTCGTCAAGGTTTCAGAGGTATGGGGGTGCACAACTCAAAGTAACATCAGCCTCAACATATACAATACAGAGATATAAACTTAAATATACACCACAAGCCTGCATTGTAATTATACATAAAAAGTATCTTACAGACTGTGTCATCAAATCATTCTTTCTGTAGTTTCCATCTGCTGTTTAGATCGATCATGTAACTCCCCCTAGTGGTGTGCTAATAATGTGTAGATATATGCACTAGCGTCAAACCAAGCCTCAGACAGAAAATTCAGTTCTGTAATGTATTTctattcttgtttttctccctccaaCAGGTAACCTCTGCCAGGTGAACATCAACGAATGTGCATCAAGCCCCTGTCTGAACAAGGGTACCTGTGTGGATGGTGTGGCAAGTTTCACCTGTCTCTGCGAACTGCCCTACAATGGACCCACATGTGCTGAGGTCCTTACCCCCTGCTCCCCTAACCCCTGTGCCAATCATGCcatttgcaaacacacaccggACTACTTGGGATATCAATGTAACTGCCAGCAAGGGTGGCAAGGTAAGGAAATGTTGTACTTGGAATCTCAGTGCCAGCTCATCTATTGTAAAATAATCTGTCTGGAGCCTTACAAAAGCCCTTACATTACAGATTCTGAGATTCAGTCTAATATTATTGTACCCCTCTCTACCTACTTCAGGTCAGATGTGTAACATTGATGTGAACGAATGCATCTCAAACCCCTGCAAAAACCGTGGGACATGTGCTAACACACGTGGAGGCTTCGTGTGCTCTTGTCGAGCTGGATACTCTGGGCTAACCTGTGAAACAGACATCGACGACTGTGCCCCAAGTAAGTGGTCTTGAAACTTAGCATGCTTAAATCTTGAGACTGTCTATTACTGTCAAATAAACAACCATATCCAACAACCAAATATCTCCTCTGGGGATCTATAAGGTATCTTATGTGCATTTACAGTACTTTACCAAAGTGTTTCTCTCCTTTTGTGTTATCAGATCCGTGCCTAAGTGGAGGTTCCTGCACAGATAGTGTAAACTCCTTCCACTGTAGCTGCCTGGCAGGCTTTACTGGGCCTCGCTGTGCTTTAGAGATCAATGAATGCCAGAGTTCTCCCTGCAAAAATGGAGGAACATGCACAGACTATGTTAACTCCTACACCTGCACCTGTATGCCTGGCTATACAGGAATCCACTGTGAAACCAACATCCCCGATTGCACTGAAAGGTGAGCTCATATATTTTTGAGTCATGGAGCATATCTCATATTGTACTGTGTAGGGGTTTATATATTCATCAATATTACTACTGAATGTTACATACAATTCAAATCCGTACtttctctcatgtccacagttCTTGCTTTAATGGAGGGACATGCACAGATAGAATCAATGGGTACTCCTGTACCTGTCGTTCAGGCTTCACTGGTTCCCACTGCCAGTACGAGGTCAATGAGTGTGACTCCCAGCCCTGCCTCAACGGAGGCATTTGTCAAGATGCTCTGGAGTCCTTCCGTTGCTCATGTCCAAAGGGCTACACAGGCAACCGCTGTCAGGTACACAAACCTTCATGGAGACTCTTAAACACTTTTGCTAATTCTTGACTCCCCATAACTTtagtttttaataaataaataatgacatttttccATTTCACTATTGCCTATCAGACACCAGTAGACTGGTGCAGACGTTCATCTCCTTGCCAAAATGGAGGACGCTGTCGCCAAAAGGATGCTTCCTTCATCTGTGACTGTAGTAACGGCTGGTCTGGACGTTATTGTGACATCCCAAGGGTCTCTTGTGAGACAGCTGCCCGCCAGAGAGGTATTTCTATGTTTTCTCCATTATGACATTTGAACTTTCAGCCTTTATTTGTATAGTAAGTCATTAGACTTGAATTTTTtcccaattttattttttattacaggACTCCAGACAGATGAGCTTTGCCACCATGGTGGTCACTGTGTCAACACTGGGAATGCCCACTTTTGTAAATGTCCCTCTGACTACATGGGAAGCTATTGTGAGAGTCAAGTGGACCACTGTGAAGACAAACCGTGCCGCAATGGCGCCACCTGCAGGGGATATGTTGGAGGTTACCAGTGTGATGTAAGTCCTTACTGTGTTGATGTTGTGTGCTTCTCTATCAGATTTCGAGGAAGTAAGTTTTCACTTGGGTCATCTTTGTGGAGATAATGTAACTGCAATATGTATCATCACAGTGTATGCCAGGATATACTGGGCAGAACTGCGAGATAGAGATCAACGAGTGCCAGTCTCATCCTTGCCAAAATGGAGGCACCTGCATTGATCTAGTGGGACATTACATCTGCTCCTGCCCTCCAGGCACACTAGGTATGCAAGCAGCACATGTACAAAACAAACCTCTCTCAATCACTTAAGAGACTCAACTGTATGTTACTATAAGATGACAGAAGTTGTACTTAGTAATCCTCTCTTTTAAAGGTGTTCTCTGTGAGATCAATGAAGATGACTGTGCTCCACCCCTGAGGCCACGCAGTTTTCCTCCTAAGTGCCTAAACAACGGCACCTGTGTGGACAGAGTGGGTGGATACCGTTGCAATTGTCCCCCTGGATTCACAGGAGAAAGGTGTGAAGGAGACATAAATGAGTGTCTCTCCAACCCCTGCAGCCCCTCCAACAGTCTTGACTGCATCCAGTTGCCAAATGACTACCAATGTGTCTGCAAGCCTGGCTTCACAGGTTAGACCGCTCAGGGCTCTCTCTGGCCTCTCAATGTGAATTATCCTTGTTTAAAACTACTATCTGTAAACTGTTGAGCTTAACAatcaatgtgtgttttcaggtcgGAGGTGTCAGAGTCGGTACAGTGTATGTGAGTCTCAGCCTTGTCAGAATGGAGGAGCCTGCTCTGTATCCAGCAGCTCTGTAATGGGATACATCTGCACGTGTCAACTCGTAAGTGGACATTTACATTAGGGTGTTCAAATCCCAATTTTGatgttgtagtttttgttttactgtttttaatgtAGGCATTTGGAAAGTATGAGTCCACATTGCATAACTGGTGTTTTTCTTTAGGGTTATACTGGGCCAAATTGTGAAAGAAGCATGTCCTGTCGCGAGCTGTCCTGCTACAATGGAGGAAGCTGTGCACTTACCACAAGGGGGGCGCGTTGCACCTGTCTGCATGGTTATGGTGGGCCCCAGTGTCAGCATCGCAGTAACGAAGGCTGCTCCTCCCAGCCTTGCCGTAATGGAGGGTTGTGCACGGAAGAGACCAGCTTCCCGTTCTTCCACTGCCAGTGTGCCAGTGGTTGGACTGGTAAAAGGTGCGAGCAGAGCAGCGGATCCTCTGAGCCCTCAACACCCTCGTGCCCCCTAGCAGACTGTCACAGCAAAGCCAATGATGGGGTTTGTGACAAGGAATGCAACACATTCGCTTGTCGCTGGGACGGTGGTGACTGTTCTCTGGCTGTCAACCCGTGGGCCAGTTGTGCAGACCCTCGCTGCTGGCGTGTCTTCAACAACAGCCAGTGTGATGAATCCTGCAACAACGCTGACTGTCTGTACGACAACTTTGACTGCAGAAACAAGGAAAAAGTTTGCAAGTGAGTTACCTCTTAAACTTTAAACAGCATCATCCTTGAATGTACAATGCTCAGAAATCTGAGAAATGTTGGCTAATCTTTCTATTTGTGTCTT from Labrus mixtus chromosome 20, fLabMix1.1, whole genome shotgun sequence carries:
- the notch3 gene encoding neurogenic locus notch homolog protein 3 translates to MEGNIPWIIFSFLLFMHHCEGFRCTDKYRPCENGGTCLDSPSRCICRPGFIGPLCQQLDPCHRSPCLNGAACKSQVVNGIPQYTCVCQRGFRGQDCSLIDACATSPCANGARCANWNNHYNCSCPPGFQGKNCRNDIDECRKPGACLNGGLCINTHGSFRCQCQPGYSGRTCEVSTLPCAPSQCLNGGTCRQTSDHSYECACLPGFEGHNCENNVDDCPGHKCMNGGICVDGVNTYNCQCSPEWTGQYCAEDVNECLMQPNACHNGGTCFNTIGGHTCVCVNGWTGDDCSENIDDCAIAVCFNGATCHDRVASFFCECPVGKTGLLCHLDDACVSNPCNDGAVCDTNPLNGRAICTCPAGFVGGACNQDMDECSIGANPCEHFGKCVNTEGSFQCQCGRGYAGPRCEIDINECLSMPCQNDATCLDRIGEFTCICMPGYMGTYCEIDVDDCESNPCVNDGICRDMVNGFTCTCQPGFTGTMCQIDIDECASTPCQNGAKCYDRPNGFECRCAEGYEGTLCESNINNCQPDPCHHGTCIDGIASYTCNCDAGYTGYRCENQLNECHSNPCQNGGKCVDLVNKYICQCQHGTSGTNCEINFDDCASNPCDYGICKDGINRYDCVCKPGFTGPKCNVEIDECASSPCRNGGTCVDEENGFHCQCPEGFKPPYCYSQVDECGSSPCVHGSCRDDINGYRCDCEPGWVGKNCDLDRNDCLPSPCQNAGTCIDQLNGFTCKCRQGFRGNLCQVNINECASSPCLNKGTCVDGVASFTCLCELPYNGPTCAEVLTPCSPNPCANHAICKHTPDYLGYQCNCQQGWQGQMCNIDVNECISNPCKNRGTCANTRGGFVCSCRAGYSGLTCETDIDDCAPNPCLSGGSCTDSVNSFHCSCLAGFTGPRCALEINECQSSPCKNGGTCTDYVNSYTCTCMPGYTGIHCETNIPDCTESSCFNGGTCTDRINGYSCTCRSGFTGSHCQYEVNECDSQPCLNGGICQDALESFRCSCPKGYTGNRCQTPVDWCRRSSPCQNGGRCRQKDASFICDCSNGWSGRYCDIPRVSCETAARQRGLQTDELCHHGGHCVNTGNAHFCKCPSDYMGSYCESQVDHCEDKPCRNGATCRGYVGGYQCDCMPGYTGQNCEIEINECQSHPCQNGGTCIDLVGHYICSCPPGTLGVLCEINEDDCAPPLRPRSFPPKCLNNGTCVDRVGGYRCNCPPGFTGERCEGDINECLSNPCSPSNSLDCIQLPNDYQCVCKPGFTGRRCQSRYSVCESQPCQNGGACSVSSSSVMGYICTCQLGYTGPNCERSMSCRELSCYNGGSCALTTRGARCTCLHGYGGPQCQHRSNEGCSSQPCRNGGLCTEETSFPFFHCQCASGWTGKRCEQSSGSSEPSTPSCPLADCHSKANDGVCDKECNTFACRWDGGDCSLAVNPWASCADPRCWRVFNNSQCDESCNNADCLYDNFDCRNKEKVCNPIYETYCIDHYADGRCDQGCNSEECGWDGLDCAKNVPEDIADGSLVLVVLLPPEELLRTSTAFLQKLSAILHTTLRFRLDRNGEAMIRPYTRREARLKRELQPQQEVIGSIVYLEIDNRLCSQDHDNCFPTADSAADYLGALSAVEMLRFPYPLKEARGERLPPDVFIPEWGKLMLVGIASLFVFVILVIGMLIARRKREHSTLWFPEGFFLKKEPSSNKNRREPVGQDALGMKHMTKTVEESLLGDHSDQWMDSDCPEAKRLKVEEPSMLSDSEDAVDSRQWTQHHLAAADIRVPPTMALTPPQGEFESDCMDVNVRGPDGFTPLMLASFCGGGLEPEITEEEESEECSANIISDLIYQGASLAAQTDRTGETALHLAARYARADAAKRLLDAGADANAQDNTGRSPLHAAVAADAQGVFQILIRNRATDLDSRMYDGSTALILAARLAVEGMVEELITCHADVNAVDELGKSALHWAAAVNNVEATVALLKNGANKDMQDLKEETPLFLAAREGSCEAVRVLLAHFANREITDHMDRLPRDIAQERMHHDIVQLLDEYNTVRSPQGHGGHHLTGGHTLSPLMCPPSAFLPSLKNTPQGKKNRRPGAKGSSLGGQHAASLKESVKARNKKLTLDMQSALLESSVTLSPVDSLDSPHGGASNAGYITNPTSPVAMPSPGLFHSSMSVPNTPMVHSSMLEGAGPFAVSLAQLNDLGGMSLQGRVSMASDVNHGYVLSTGQMGLNMGMVSPVSVPFDWHSRMPTSSQCGQVVNLVQSSQAGMHPQSPAMQQQNMLLHQQQIFRNAMLQPTPVTSTPTISPVKLPSIAEQQKQQQQQHQLLNHSMASQQAMARMGTSTPPTPQTSQPPPSFFQQQQQMSQQASQPQPPAQPTQAATSAAQSSQALPPQPSGSTTGTEDYPTPPSQHSYSSALDATPKHYLHLPSEHPYLTPSPESPEPWSSPSPHCVSDWSDSTPSPAVAGPAQTQITQIPEANGKMQVFA